A window of Acropora muricata isolate sample 2 chromosome 6, ASM3666990v1, whole genome shotgun sequence genomic DNA:
ATAAACAGGCAAAACAAGACTCGAAACTCAAAAAAATGTGAATGGAGCCACGAAATATGCAATGTTCGATAAGGAAAAGTCTGATGAGAATTGTGCACTGAATAGAAAAGTTAAATGCATGATTAGTAAACAGCAGACAAGACCAAATACGattaaaaagggaaaaaaagtaaTGGCAGTGTTAACTATGCATTCTTATAGCAATTCAGCAGATTTATTAAAAATATGGCCATTGTTTTCTTCACGTTTGAAGCCATTCTCATCCTCTCCATGCTTGGCTACAACAGAGCACAAACTGAAAATTCGTCACTGAGTGCACTAGTATGCAGTTAATCGTAATTAAACAACTGGATTATTTTTGGGTTTTCAAGGTTTATCATCTAAAAATGTATCAGAAAAATATTTACAGATCACTGTGACTGCAAACCCTTTATCAttgtacttgaaataaaatggaagaGTCTATTCCAGGCGTCCTCTGTTTCAGACGTCCATTGATGATTTAACAACTCCTTTAGAGTACTCATCAGTGACTCCTGCATTGCCTGTAGCaatgaaaaagaattgaaaaagtTGTCAAGCGAAGACCAAATTAAAGAGGAAAGGTTGCGGTCAATAAGAATAATTCCTTACATCGAGATAAATGGGCTTTAATGCACGGGACTTGTGCCTCCTGCCAAGTTCCTCTAAGTAGGCAGCAAAGCTGAATGCATCGTCCAAAGAAGACACAGCGTTTTCTACAGCTTTCATTACACGTTTTGCGTGACCATGCAATGCGCTGGTTTTTTCAAGTTCTGATGGATCCACATCTTTGAATTCAGGAAACAATTTTTGGTACTCTGGGTTTTTCTgaaaaaatctgaaaatttaAAAGTGCATTGCAAGATTTCGCACTGTCAATAACTGAATAATATATGTGGCAAACAGTATCATATATAGCGCATTTCAATTCCGCCATTCTACGTCCGTCGGGTACGAACGTGATTCTTGAGCCCTTCCCACAGGGGTTTCAGGGAACACGGGAAAAGGAGCATTTATTTTAGGGGAACAGGGGATATTGTCAAATTATTTCCAGGGAACAAGGGAGCTCCTGATTAGATTGTTGGGATCAAGGGAACACTAACTTACCCTGaattattatttcttcttctaCGAATAGAAGGTAAAACCAGTAAACAAAAAGCATGGGGAACGATGACAAACATTTCTGGGGATCAAGGGAAAGTCGCACACGTTTTTAAAATCTTTTAGGGAACAAGTGGTTTTATTAATGGGAAACGAGGGATAAAATTAAGAGAGATTAAGAGAGAATGGGAACATGTACCTCCTCTGGGTAAGGCTCATTCTTTGCGTGCAGGTAGCTACGCTTCGGGTAAAGGTATAAATATTCCTTCtaaaaaaagtttgttttacATAAAGAAAATATGTTTCACATCAAAGTCCCCGGTTCCCACACACGACTGAATCTCTTATCCGTATTTTTCAAACTATTGTTCACTTTCCAGTGGCCTTGGCGTTTGTGTGGCTGGAGCACGTAGGCTGTTGACACCGCCCATTTGATCGTGAAAAGTTTACTTAATAACTTCattcaagagaaaatgaggggtcccctcattttctcttgcttCATTACATTCCTGGACTTTTCGTTTCGACATTTTAGTGATAAATGGCACAGTTGATCCTCCACCGCTAGCAAAACATTCTCCGTATCTGCCGCAGGTGGAATTTCAATGCATCAAATTTTCTTTAAGATCTTAACAACTATTTAACTCTGTATTTTCGTTTTAACAGAAAATTAGACTAGACGCTGGCGCCTTTAGTTTGTTGTCGGTTCAATTATTTTGACTTCCATGTTAATTGAGTGCACCTGTTCCATTTTTAGAATATTCTCATCGCCGCCTTTCCTGTTTCGTTGAAAAAACATCCTGACATTGGTAATTCTCAGTACAACTAATTTGTTTTATAGAATTTACTTTTGTTAACTGGGTAAGATATAGAGGGGAATCACAGAATATACTTTGAAGTGATGGCAATTTAGTTAAGAACGGCTTCAACACTTCTGAGACTGGCCAACATATCTGCTACTAATAGATGAGTGAAATTGCTCTAAAGAACGACGTTTATTGAGTTCTATCACGTTATGATCTGTGTACCACAGTAACAGACAAATACTGTTATGCTATGAAATTCCTGCTTCCCAAAGCAAAAATAACTAAAAgtcagagaaaataaaagttttttttctcgcTTAATTTATCATGACTTCTGTAAAATTCTTCTGCaaagtgaaattatttttggCGAGGGATCGAGTGTGCCAGTTTTAATTAGTGCAGGCACTTGTCACACGCTCAAACGGGATTTGCAGGGGTGAGTAACTTTTCTCgatcagtgaaaaaaaaaacccgttCAGATTAGCGTTGAGAGAAGAGGCTGGAAAAGGGAAGCGGGATTTATGAAACCCTTTAATCGACACACAGAAACAAACATTGGCACAACAGAAACAAAGCAATCGCTTTGATGAATAAGTATAAcagcaaaattaacaaattcaagAACTATAGTTAAGCATGGCCGTAACAAGACTTCAGGTTCAGTTTGGCAAACAACGATTGAGTCAACCGTCATCGATAGCTATCGTCGGTTGTAATTCAAAGTATTGAGGGATTGTCAAGGATCTCGGTAGAGTACACGCCGTAAAATACGACATGATACAGACCGTATTTGCAAGCCATTTTGATTATTTGCGAAAGAGAGTCCTTGGTAGCTCCTCAAGGTATCCTACTGTTGACTGTGATTACCTTAGAAACGTCTTTTTACCGACGTTGTTTTTATGCTGTTCCACTGTCTCCCATGTTTCCCTCACAAGGTACTTTTGAGTTTCTGACAGCGGTAAGGAAACCTGTGTAGTCTTGTGTGCGACAGATGATGAACATCCCATTCCTGTCAGAAAACTGGGAGATTTTAAGCTTTTTCTTTTGACTTGGCCACCTCCTCCAAATAAGGAAACATGTAATTAGTGCATAGGAGAAGGCTGGCACAATTTACTAATGTAAACTGTCCTCAATTTTTATTCGATACGCATGCATTATCTTTCGTCACTGAGTGTGGGCACCTTCACATTTACAATCCAACCTTGTAATGTCTCTTGAAATTCCTTTCTGCGATTACCGAACAAATATAGGAAATTTCAGTGAATTTCTAAAAATACAGGCGGAAATTCATAGTGAGCTAAATCAATATTTGATTGGGGATGATGTGTTTCTGTAATTTGCATGTTGGTGGTATAATAAAACAGGTGCTGCAgaagtgctttttttttccttcggtTTTTTCTTACAGAGTGTAAACAACATTGTCTTTCTAGAGACAACGTCAAATGTATTTTAGGTCAAAGTTGAGGATagtggtttcattttttttatttcaaggtaaaaactctTACAAGTAGTTCAACAGTAATTAGGGAAACGaacaaaaatcaacaaaataCCTTGTGCGTCCCGAAACGGTCCTTTGATGAACTTATTctgacaaatgaaaaaaaaataaatgtcgcCTAATTCGTT
This region includes:
- the LOC136920537 gene encoding cytoglobin-2-like isoform X3; its protein translation is MHASSHTNIFPQNELGDIYFFFICQNKFIKGPFRDAQGMGCSSSVAHKTTQVSLPLSETQKYLVRETWETVEQHKNNVGKKTFLRFFQKNPEYQKLFPEFKDVDPSELEKTSALHGHAKRVMKAVENAVSSLDDAFSFAAYLEELGRRHKSRALKPIYLDAMQESLMSTLKELLNHQWTSETEDAWNRLFHFISSTMIKGLQSQ
- the LOC136920537 gene encoding cytoglobin-2-like isoform X2; its protein translation is MHASSHTNIFPQNELGDIYFFFICQNKFIKGPFRDAQGGQVKRKSLKSPSFLTGMGCSSSVAHKTTQVSLPLSETQKYLVRETWETVEQHKNNVGKKTFLRFFQKNPEYQKLFPEFKDVDPSELEKTSALHGHAKRVMKAVENAVSSLDDAFSFAAYLEELGRRHKSRALKPIYLDAMQESLMSTLKELLNHQWTSETEDAWNRLFHFISSTMIKGLQSQ
- the LOC136920537 gene encoding cytoglobin-2-like isoform X1, which gives rise to MHASSHTNIFPQNELGDIYFFFICQNKFIKGPFRDAQGGGQVKRKSLKSPSFLTGMGCSSSVAHKTTQVSLPLSETQKYLVRETWETVEQHKNNVGKKTFLRFFQKNPEYQKLFPEFKDVDPSELEKTSALHGHAKRVMKAVENAVSSLDDAFSFAAYLEELGRRHKSRALKPIYLDAMQESLMSTLKELLNHQWTSETEDAWNRLFHFISSTMIKGLQSQ
- the LOC136920537 gene encoding cytoglobin-2-like isoform X4, giving the protein MGCSSSVAHKTTQVSLPLSETQKYLVRETWETVEQHKNNVGKKTFLRFFQKNPEYQKLFPEFKDVDPSELEKTSALHGHAKRVMKAVENAVSSLDDAFSFAAYLEELGRRHKSRALKPIYLDAMQESLMSTLKELLNHQWTSETEDAWNRLFHFISSTMIKGLQSQ